Proteins from a genomic interval of Salvelinus alpinus chromosome 7, SLU_Salpinus.1, whole genome shotgun sequence:
- the LOC139580271 gene encoding keratin-associated protein 12-2 codes for MACLSLAYLPLACLALACLPLACLALACLALACLPLACLPLACLALACLPLACLALACLPLACLALACLPLACLALACLALACLSLACLALACLALACLALACLALACLALACLALARPNIFNMTLFLP; via the coding sequence ATGGCCTGCCTGTCACTGGCCTACCTGCCACTGGCCTGCCTGGCACTGGCCTGTCTGCCACTGGCCTGCCTGGCACTGGCCTGCCTGGCACTGGCCTGCCTGCCGCTGGCCTGTCTGCCACTGGCCTGCCTGGCACTGGCCTGCCTGCCGCTGGCCTGCCTGGCACTGGCCTGCCTGCCACTGGCCTGCCTGGCACTGGCCTGCCTGCCGCTGGCCTGCCTGGCACTGGCCTGCCTGGCGCTGGCCTGCCTGTCGCTGGCCTGCCTGGCGCTGGCCTGCCTGGCGCTGGCCTGCCTGGCACTGGCCTGCCTGGCACTGGCCTGCCTGGCACTGGCCTGCCTGGCACTGGCCAGGCCAAATATCTTCAATATGACCCTGTTTCTCCCCTAA